Proteins from a genomic interval of Verrucomicrobiia bacterium:
- a CDS encoding PAS domain-containing protein, with protein sequence MSIPPQKGSAEACASEQSFRQLAEAIGAVFRITDADEGQIVYVSPGYEEIWGRSCDILYQSSRAWFDAIHAEDRDRMLEVALSIKKHCGYDEEYRILRPDGSMRWVRDRGFPVRNEKGEVYRIAAIAEDITEHRLLEKEVIEINDRERSRLGQDLHDGICQQLVSIAFATDLLRRDLIAKSPGEAVRAAKITALLDSAITQARNLSNALCPVNLAGDGLAIALRGLASNVSHGSGVVCGADCSEAVFIHEYAVATHLYRIAQEAVQNAIKHANPSQILIRLSQEGDNIHLSVTDNGLGSDEDEARNFGIGLSIIKFRTTMAGGRLQVHRNATGGTLISCSFQQKRTSEAMQETDFQLLGSKV encoded by the coding sequence ATGTCCATACCACCGCAAAAAGGAAGCGCTGAGGCGTGCGCCAGCGAACAAAGTTTTCGTCAACTGGCCGAGGCCATCGGCGCCGTCTTCCGCATCACCGACGCCGATGAAGGGCAGATCGTTTACGTCAGCCCCGGCTACGAGGAAATTTGGGGCCGCTCTTGCGATATTCTTTATCAGTCGTCCCGCGCGTGGTTCGACGCCATTCACGCCGAAGACCGCGACCGCATGCTGGAAGTTGCTTTGAGCATCAAGAAGCATTGCGGCTACGACGAGGAATATCGCATCCTCCGTCCCGATGGTTCGATGCGCTGGGTGCGTGACCGTGGTTTTCCTGTCCGCAATGAAAAAGGTGAAGTCTATCGGATCGCGGCCATTGCCGAAGACATCACCGAACATCGCCTGCTCGAAAAAGAAGTCATCGAGATCAACGACCGCGAGCGTTCGCGTCTCGGCCAGGACTTACACGACGGTATCTGCCAGCAACTCGTGAGCATCGCTTTCGCCACGGACCTGTTGCGTCGCGATTTGATCGCCAAATCTCCCGGAGAAGCCGTTCGCGCGGCGAAGATCACCGCCTTGCTCGATAGCGCCATCACCCAGGCGCGCAATTTGTCCAACGCCCTGTGCCCGGTGAATCTGGCGGGCGACGGACTCGCGATTGCTTTGCGCGGACTTGCCAGCAATGTCAGCCACGGTTCCGGCGTGGTTTGCGGCGCGGATTGTTCCGAAGCGGTGTTCATTCACGAATACGCCGTGGCGACGCATCTTTACCGCATAGCGCAAGAAGCCGTGCAGAACGCAATCAAGCACGCCAACCCCAGCCAGATTTTGATCCGCCTTTCGCAAGAGGGTGACAACATTCATTTGAGCGTGACAGACAACGGCCTGGGCAGCGACGAGGACGAGGCGCGGAATTTCGGCATCGGCCTCAGCATCATCAAATTCCGCACCACCATGGCGGGCGGGCGCTTGCAGGTGCATCGCAATGCCACCGGGGGCACGCTGATTTCATGCAGCTTCCAGCAAAAGCGCACGAGCGAGGCCATGCAGGAAACGGATTTTCAATTACTCGGCTCCAAAGTGTAA
- a CDS encoding transcriptional activator RfaH translates to MITNHPAWYCARTKPKHEHIATANMRKHLGIEVFNPQLRMERSTRRGLVRVVEPLFPCYVFVHCVIQERLDEIRYTNGVSSIVHFADRIPPVSDEVIADLRACFTAEEPMPVEEQLVPGVDVVLGEGAFTGMHASVLRVMPAGRRVQVLLDILGRPTAVEVDRRFVALEKNTMASLVPLLAAPQPAMLRI, encoded by the coding sequence ATGATTACTAATCATCCAGCTTGGTACTGTGCCAGAACCAAGCCCAAGCACGAGCATATCGCCACGGCGAACATGCGCAAACACTTGGGAATAGAAGTGTTCAATCCGCAACTGCGGATGGAACGCTCGACTCGCCGCGGCCTGGTTCGCGTGGTGGAACCGCTTTTTCCCTGCTACGTCTTCGTCCATTGCGTGATTCAAGAGCGGCTCGACGAAATCCGTTATACCAATGGCGTGAGTTCGATTGTGCATTTTGCCGACCGCATTCCTCCCGTGTCAGATGAAGTCATTGCCGACTTGCGGGCGTGTTTTACTGCGGAGGAGCCGATGCCGGTGGAAGAACAGCTTGTGCCCGGTGTGGATGTGGTCCTCGGCGAAGGCGCCTTTACCGGCATGCATGCCTCGGTTCTGCGGGTGATGCCGGCGGGGCGGCGGGTGCAGGTGTTATTGGATATTTTAGGCCGCCCGACGGCCGTAGAAGTGGACCGGCGATTTGTAGCGCTGGAGAAAAACACCATGGCGAGCCTGGTGCCACTGCTGGCCGCGCCGCAACCAGCCATGTTGCGGATCTAG
- a CDS encoding polysaccharide biosynthesis/export family protein: protein MSALQRNSPAAAISSAATEQTNSAGRSAIARGLFLKLAVLIAALAIVTGCETQHLRFDDAQLQQEMGTNEMGINGMAMSSMSNTNEHSETILLREGDVLKITFPTAANLNTTTTIRRDGKIALTLVGDVQAANKTLKDLKQDILTLYKDQIDTHEMTLELVSSLFPVFVTGAVLSPHKVMSDHPITALEAIMECGGFDYAKANLKSVTVLRWEKSHLQAYHLNLKSVMRGNDEKRFYMEPGDILFIKEKFTWF from the coding sequence ATGAGTGCTCTACAAAGGAATTCACCAGCGGCCGCGATTTCTTCCGCCGCGACGGAACAAACCAATTCTGCCGGCCGGTCGGCGATCGCCCGCGGGCTTTTCCTCAAACTCGCCGTGCTCATTGCGGCCCTTGCCATCGTCACCGGTTGCGAAACACAACATTTGCGCTTTGACGACGCCCAGCTTCAGCAGGAGATGGGGACCAATGAAATGGGCATCAACGGCATGGCGATGAGTTCCATGTCCAACACCAATGAGCATTCCGAAACCATTCTCCTTCGCGAAGGTGATGTGCTCAAAATCACTTTTCCCACGGCGGCGAACTTGAATACGACCACCACCATCCGCCGCGATGGCAAGATCGCTCTGACGCTCGTTGGCGATGTTCAGGCCGCCAACAAGACGCTCAAGGACCTCAAGCAGGACATCCTCACGCTCTACAAAGATCAGATAGACACGCATGAAATGACCTTGGAATTAGTTTCCTCGCTTTTCCCCGTGTTCGTGACTGGCGCAGTATTGAGCCCGCACAAAGTTATGTCCGACCATCCGATCACCGCGCTTGAAGCGATCATGGAATGCGGTGGATTTGATTACGCCAAGGCCAACTTGAAATCAGTAACGGTGCTGCGCTGGGAAAAATCCCACTTGCAGGCGTATCACCTGAACTTGAAAAGTGTGATGCGGGGAAACGATGAAAAGCGTTTTTACATGGAGCCCGGCGATATTCTTTTCATCAAGGAGAAGTTTACCTGGTTCTAA